One window of the Janthinobacterium sp. PAMC25594 genome contains the following:
- a CDS encoding sodium-dependent transporter, producing MKQQAQGSGLTLKRAGFTTGFGVLAATLGSAVGLGNIWKFPYLTGANGGAGFLLIYLLATLLVGLPVMIAEITLGRRAKVNPISTMEQLAPKGKPWWLVGVIGMVAAFLIVAFYSEVVGWVFAYIAKAIDGSILSSDKLVTEAAFASLISNPFQSLLWQWGVLLFIGGILMLGVTKGIEAIAKKLMPLLFLLLLLLCAVSLSLDKAGEGLAFLFRPDFSKLTASVVLTAMGLAFFKLSVGMGTMMTYGSYFRDDQNIPVTTLRVMAADLGVSMLAGIAIFPAVFTFGFAPSAGPSLVFITIPAVFSQIPMGQALMVVFFILAAVAATGAMLSLMEVPVVIFHERFGWTRTKATVVTMLLLAVLGSVCALSNSTLANFKLFNLNMFDLFDFVSSNIFLPVGGIAIALFTGWAWGKHNFIEAISNHGQLQNQTLAHVLLFLLRFVSPVLILIVMLKGLKVF from the coding sequence ATGAAACAACAAGCTCAAGGATCAGGCCTGACCCTGAAACGAGCTGGCTTTACCACTGGCTTCGGCGTGCTCGCCGCCACCCTCGGTTCCGCAGTCGGTCTCGGCAACATCTGGAAGTTCCCCTACCTGACGGGCGCCAATGGCGGCGCCGGCTTCCTGCTCATCTATCTGCTCGCCACCTTATTAGTGGGATTGCCCGTGATGATCGCGGAAATCACCCTGGGCCGCCGCGCCAAGGTCAATCCCATCTCCACCATGGAACAGCTGGCACCGAAGGGCAAGCCCTGGTGGCTGGTCGGCGTGATCGGCATGGTCGCCGCCTTCCTGATCGTCGCGTTCTATTCGGAAGTGGTGGGCTGGGTGTTTGCGTATATCGCCAAGGCCATCGATGGCTCCATCCTCAGCAGCGACAAGCTGGTGACGGAAGCGGCCTTCGCCTCACTGATCAGCAATCCTTTCCAATCGCTGTTGTGGCAATGGGGCGTGCTGCTGTTTATCGGTGGCATCCTGATGCTGGGCGTGACCAAGGGCATCGAGGCGATCGCCAAGAAACTCATGCCACTGCTGTTCCTGTTACTGCTGCTGCTCTGTGCGGTCAGCCTGTCGCTCGATAAAGCGGGCGAAGGCCTGGCCTTTTTGTTCCGTCCTGATTTTTCCAAGCTGACGGCTTCCGTCGTGCTGACGGCCATGGGCCTGGCCTTCTTTAAATTGTCCGTCGGCATGGGGACGATGATGACCTACGGCAGCTATTTCCGCGATGACCAGAATATCCCTGTCACCACCTTGCGCGTGATGGCGGCCGACCTGGGTGTCTCCATGCTGGCCGGCATCGCCATCTTCCCCGCCGTGTTCACGTTTGGCTTCGCCCCCAGCGCGGGACCGTCGCTGGTGTTCATCACGATTCCGGCCGTGTTTTCGCAAATTCCCATGGGGCAAGCGCTGATGGTGGTGTTCTTCATCCTGGCAGCCGTGGCCGCCACGGGGGCGATGCTGTCGCTGATGGAAGTGCCCGTGGTGATTTTCCATGAACGCTTCGGCTGGACGCGCACCAAGGCCACCGTGGTGACCATGCTGCTGCTGGCCGTGCTCGGTTCCGTCTGCGCCCTGAGCAACAGCACCCTGGCGAACTTCAAGCTGTTTAATTTGAATATGTTTGATCTGTTCGACTTCGTCTCGTCGAATATCTTCCTGCCCGTGGGCGGCATCGCGATTGCCTTGTTTACAGGCTGGGCCTGGGGCAAGCACAATTTCATCGAAGCGATCAGCAATCACGGCCAGTTGCAGAATCAAACCCTGGCGCATGTACTGCTGTTCCTGCTGCGCTTTGTCTCGCCTGTATTGATCCTGATCGTGATGCTGAAGGGATTAAAGGTCTTCTAA
- a CDS encoding M15 family metallopeptidase, with protein sequence MSVASLQLEAVGSDPQFRHLSSIAGIAVDLRYATPDNFVGRDLYSPIDCAWLHRDAAAALEQAVAWLAAHRPDHHLLVLDALRPQRVQQQLWDALQGTELLGYIAEPSRGSIHSFGMALDITIVGPDGQELDMGTGFDDLSERSHPALELALLESGEITQEQVAHRRLLRDAMFQAGFFGINSEWWHFDCGDRVLVRQTYTRVL encoded by the coding sequence ATGTCTGTTGCAAGTTTGCAATTGGAAGCGGTGGGCAGCGATCCGCAATTTCGCCACCTGAGCAGCATCGCCGGCATTGCCGTCGACTTGCGCTACGCCACGCCCGACAATTTCGTCGGCCGCGACTTATACAGCCCCATCGATTGTGCCTGGCTGCACCGCGATGCGGCCGCCGCGCTGGAACAGGCAGTGGCTTGGCTGGCTGCGCATCGCCCCGATCATCATCTCTTGGTGCTCGATGCGCTGCGCCCGCAGCGGGTGCAGCAGCAACTGTGGGATGCGCTGCAGGGAACCGAGTTGCTGGGCTACATCGCCGAGCCGTCGCGCGGCTCGATCCACTCGTTCGGCATGGCGCTCGACATCACCATCGTCGGGCCGGACGGGCAGGAACTGGACATGGGCACGGGCTTTGACGACTTGAGTGAGCGCTCGCATCCGGCGCTGGAGCTGGCTTTGCTGGAAAGCGGGGAGATTACGCAGGAGCAGGTGGCGCACCGCCGCTTGTTGCGCGACGCCATGTTCCAGGCGGGCTTCTTCGGCATCAACAGCGAATGGTGGCATTTCGATTGCGGCGACCGGGTGCTGGTGCGCCAGACCTACACCCGGGTACTCTGA